Sequence from the Candidatus Eremiobacteraceae bacterium genome:
TGCATCCGGACGATTGCGCGCGCAGCGCGGTCGGCGGCGTCGTGCCCAAACTCGTGCTTTCCCCGCGCACGTTGGACGAAGCGGCGCGCGCGGTGAAGATCATCGCCGGCGAGCACGCCTCGGTCGTGATCCGCGGCGCAGGTACCAAGTCGAATCGACCGCCGCGGCGCGCCGAGATCGATGCCGTGATCGACACCTCGGAATTGCGCGGCGTGCTCGAGCACAAGCCCGGCGACCTGACCGCGACCGTCGCCGCTGGAACGCCGCTGCAGGATCTGCAGTTCGCGCTGCGCCGCTACGGCCAGTTCTTCCCGAGCGACGCGCCCTTTGCCGCAAGCGCGAGCCTCGGAGGCACGCTGGCCGCCAACGCGAACGGCGCGCTCCGGCAGCGCTACGGCGCGCTGCGCGACAACGTGCTGGGCGTGCGGCTCGCGCTTTCGGACGGACTCGTCGCGTTCAGCGGCGCGAAAGTCGTCAAGAGCGTCGCGGGCTATGACACGCACAAAGCGTTCATCGGATCGCGCGGTACGCTGGGGCTCATCGGCGAGGTGACCATCAAGGTCGCGCCGCTGCCCGCCACCCAGCGCCTGCTGGTCGCGTCGTTTGCCGATTGCGCATCGGCGTGCGCGGCGGCGACCGCCATCGCCGGATCGCCGCTCTTCGTGATGGCGATGACGCTGCACGATGCAGGCGCCGCGGCACGCGTGCCCGCCTTGCGAGCCTCGGGCGCGCCGCCGTGGACGCTGGCCGTGCGCTGCGGCGGGTCGCGCGTCGCGACGGTCGCACAGTTCGACGGCGCCGCGGCGCTCTGCAAAGAAACGGGCAGCGACGCGCTGCGCGACATCCCGGCGGAGCTCGTCGAGCCGTTGTGGGCGGACATCGCCGAGCTGAGCGCAGGCGCGGCGTATGATCCCCAGTCCTACGTGATGGCTAAGTTCGTCGCGCCGCCCGCGCAGACGCACGCGCTGGTTGGCGCGGTGCGGACCGCGTGGCCCGAGGCGCAGATCAGCGCACACCCGTATGCGGGCGTGCTGCTGGCCCACATACCGGCTGCGTCGGCGTCTCCCCAGCCGGGTGCGTTGTGGCACGCGTGCGCCGACAATCAATGGACCGTCGAGTTTCTCTCGGCGCCGTACGCACGGGCGCAGGAGTTCATCGCGCCCTTGCCCGCCGGACTACCGATGAAGGTGCAACGGCGCCTCAAAGCGGCGCTCGACCCGGCAGGCACCTTCGACGCGGGCGGGTTCATCGGTGGCATCTGAGCCGCTGATCAGGCCGATCGGCTACGCCGGTCCCGAGCGCCCCGCCGACGACGACCTGAGCAAGTGCACGCGCTGCGGGCTGTGCGAACAGGCCTGTCCGACCTACCGCGAGCTGCGCGAGGAACCAGACTCCCCGCGGGGCCGTGTCTTCCTTATGAAGCAGGTGGCCGACGGCGTCGCCGACATCGACGAGGACCTCGCCGAGCACCTCTACCTGTGCCTGGGCTGCCGCGCGTGCGAGACCGCGTGCCCATCAGGCGTGCCCTACGGGCGCCTGCTCGAATACGCGCGCTTCCAGATCGAGCAGCGCGGCGAGCTGACGCCGGAGCGGCGCGGCTGGCGCCGCTTCCGCCGCCTCGCGTTCGAGCAGCTGCTGCCGAATGAGGGCCTCTTCAAACTCGCCATGGCGCCGGCACAGCTCTTGCAGCGCATCCCGTGGCTGGCGACGTTCGCGGCCGCCATCGCGCCCGGGCGCACGCGCAAGCTGCTCGACATGATCCCTCGCAACGGCGCCGCCACCCATGGAGCGCTGCCCGAGATCATCCCGGCCGAAGGCGAGCGGCGAGCGCGCATCGGCTTGTTCACCGGCTGCGTCATGGGGTCGTTGTTCGGACACGTGCACGAATCGCTGGCGCGCGTCCTGCGGCACAACGGCTGCGACGTCGTCGTGGCGCGCGGCCAGTGGTGTTGCGGCGCGCTCAACGTGCACGCCGGCGAGCGCGAACACGCCAAAGCGATGGCCAAGCGCAACATCGACGTATTCGAGCGCGCTCAGGTAGATGTCATCGTGCTCGATTCGGCGGGCTGCGGCGCGATCATGAAAGAGTATGGCGAACTGCTGCGCGATGATCCGCAGTATGCGGAGCGCGGCGCGGCATTTGCGCTCAAGGTCAAGGACGCGAGCGAGCTGCTCTTCGATCTGGGCGTGCGCACGGATTTCGGCACGCTGCGCAAGCGCATCACGTATCAAGATGCGTGTCATCTCGCGCACGGACAGGGCGTGCGCAGCCAGCCACGCTCTCTGCTCGCGCAGATCCCCGGGGTCGACTACGTCGAGCTTGCCAACGCCGATCGCTGCTGCGGCGCGGCCGGCGTCTACAGCCTGACGCAGCCCGAGATGTCGGCGAAGATCCTTGAAGAGAAGCTCGACGCGATCGAGGACGCCAACGCGGATTACCTGGTGACGGGCAACCCGGGCTGCCATATGCAGATCCAGGCCGGCATGCTCGAGCGCGGCATGCGCACCAAGGTCAAACATCTGGCGGAGGTGCTCGACGAAGCCTACGCCCTCAAGACCCCGTAGCGGTCGAATTTATTCGACCGTCAGCTGAGGCTCAGGCTGACGTTCTGAATGGTCGTCGTGTCCGGGGCGATCATGGCGCTGCCGTTGACGGTCTGATACCCGGGCGCAGAAACGGTGTAGACGATGGACCCCGCTGGGATACCGGTGATCTGATAGAAGCCGGTCTGGTCGGTCCCGCCGGTGTGGTACGAGTTGTCGGTCGGCGTCACCGAGATCTGCGCGCCGGCGACCGGCCCGCTGGGCCCGGTCACGACCCCTTGAAGTGTCCCGGGTTTGGTGGTGGTGGTCGGAGTCGCCTTAATGACGTTACAGCCTGTGGCCAGGGCCAATACAATGACGATAAGTCCAATAGAGCGGAACACAGCGGCTCCGGATTCGGTCAGCCCTCGGAGGCCCCCTTGGGCTCGCTCGGCCGCTCGGTAAGAAATGTCACAAAACGTCGTTGCGCCGAGTCACATAGAGAACCCCGGTTTACCGGAACAGGACGTGAGCGATTAAGAATCTGCCGCAGCCAGGGAAAGGCGTTCCCTCGGCGTGGAGGCCGGCCACTCCGCCGGCGACGACGGGCTTCAACCCGCTGCTCCGCTCCGAATCGGCAACGCTCCCCTGGGAGTCGTCCTTTTACGCGCAGCTGCTCTCGCTTGCCGCAGGGCACCCGGAAGAACAGTTCTTCAGCCACGTCCACACCGCGCTGCGCTCGTACATCGACACGCCGATCCTCGTCGCCGCCACCGCCGATCCGACAGCGCGCGACGGATTCCGCATCCGCTATCAACGCAATCTCGACGACCGCAATTCGCTGCCGGTGATCGAGCGCGGCTTCATCGCGCAAGCGATGCGCGCGGGCCGCGCGCTGCAGTTCGGCCGTCCGGCCAATGCGCCGCAGACGCTGGCAAGCCGCGGCAACATGCTGACCAATATCGGCTCGGTCATCATCGCGCCGATCCGCAATGACGGGCGCAACCTCGGCTACATCGCGACGCGCAATCCGCGCGACGGCGTCTTCGGCGAGAAAGAGCTCGAATTCGTAGCGGCGGCAGCCGACGTCGGCGCGCTCGTCGTGCGCAACAAGAACGCCGCCGAAGAAGCGCGCGCGCGCAGCCAAGAGCTGCGTCTCATGCTCGAGACGGCGCGGGCCTTGGCGTCGGAACGCGATCTGCGCCGTCTGTTCCACCGCTTGCACCGGTTGCTGGGCGGCGTGCTCGATGCGTCTACGTTCTGGGTCGCGCTTGGTTCGTGGGAACAGGGCCTGATGACGATCCCCTATTGCGTCGACCACTACCGCGTGCTCGACGTCGTCGATCCGATGCCGCTGCAGGGTTCGCTGTGCGGCCAGGTGTTCCGCGAAGGCGTGCCGTTGCTCATGCGGACCCCCGAGGATTGGAAGCCGTATCCGGTCATCATGCACGGCGACGCGAGCAGCGAGGACGTCGTCTCAGCGCTCGTCGTGCCGATGAGCATCGGCGCGCGCACGATCGGCGTGATCTCCGTGCAGAGCTCGCGCCCGCACGCCTACACCGAACGCGATCGCGACCTGGTGGTCGCCGTCGCCGAACAGGCGGCCATCGCGGTCGAGAACTCCCAGGCGGTCGTGCAGGCCGACCAGCGCGCGCGCGAACTGAAGATGCTCTCTGAAGTCTCGCGGGCGCTTGCCGCGCAGCTCAGCTTGAACACCCTGTACCAGACCGTATGCGAAGAGGTCCGGCGCGTCATCGAGGCGCCCGGCTTCTTCGTCGCGCTGCGCACTGAGGACGGCAACGCCCTGCACATGGAATATTTCATCGAGGGCAACAACGTCATGGAGGTCGGCGATACGCCGATGAAGAGCTCGATCGCCGAGCGCGTCATGGCGTCCAATCGCACTTTGGTGTTCCAGACCCTCGAAGAGATCGATAACCAGCCGCACGGCGTCATCGGTACCGATAACGTCAGCAACGTTCGCTCGCTGGCCATGGCCCCGCTGCGCCTCGGCAACAAGTGCATCGGCGTGATGTCCGCCCAGGCCTATCGCGAGAACGCGTACGACGACTCGAGCGTGCGCCTGCTCACCGCTATCGCCGAACAGCTCGCGGTGGCCGTCCAAAACGCGCAGCTGTACGACCAGGCCGAGTCGCGCGCCGACCGCGATCCGCTCACCGGCGTGTTCCATCACCGCTATCTGAAGACGCGGCTCGAGGAAGAGCTGCGCCGATCGCGCACCAACGGCCAGGCGGTCGCGGTCGTGATGATGGACCTCGACAACTTCAAGAATGTCAACGACACCTACGGCCACCTCGTGGGCGACGACGCGCTCAAGATGGTCACCGGCGTGCTCATGGGAGCGGTACGCTCCACCGACGTCGTCGGCCGCTACGGCGGCGACGAATTCATGGTCGTGCTGCCCGAGACCACGCGCGAGCAGACCGAAAGCATCATCAACCGCGTCACGGCCGAGCTCGAAGAGCGCGACCTGCGGCTCGCGGACGGTTCCGCCATCCCGGTGAAGTGCTCGATCGGCTATGCGCTCTTCCCGCTCGACGCCGACTCGCCCGCGGACCTCATCGCCAAAGCCGACGCGGCGCTGTACCAGAGCAAGCGCATGGGCCGGCCTGCGACGCGCCTGCAGCGCGTCGGTACCACCCAGCTGCGCTTGGAAGGCGATTTCGGACCGGTCTCCGAGCTGCTCGCGGCTCTGCTCGCGCGCGATCGCTCGACGCGCAGCCATCTCGAGCATGTCAACCGCGTGGCGCGCGAGTTCGGCAACGTTCTGGCGCTTGAAAAGGCTGATATGGACTCGCTGCTGCGTGCATCGGTGCTCCATGACGTCGGCAAGATCGCGTTGCCTGCGCCGCTGCTGGCCAAGCCGGGCCGCCTCGCGCCCGAAGAATACGAGTTGGTCAAGCGCCACGTCACCATCGGCGCGATGCTCATCGAGAACATCCCCGGCTTCGCCGACGCCGCCAAGGCGGTCAAGTATCACCACGAGCGCTTCGACGGCAAGGGTTATCCAGAGGGCCTCAAGGGCGAGCACATCCCGCTGCTGGCGCGCATCGTCTCGCTGATCGACGCCTACTCGGCGATGGTCATCGACCGGCCGTACCACAAGCGCATCGAGTACGAGCAGGCCGTGCGCGAGCTGCGCGCGCGGGCCGGCACGCAATTCGACCCCAAACTGGTCGAGAAGTTCGTCTCGCTCGTCGAATCGGGTGGAGGCCGCTAGCCAGCTCTACCGCGAACGAAGCGCGCGTGGAGATCCATTTCGCCATCACCGCGTTTGCCACTGCGCTGACCATCATCGATCCGGTCGGCATGGTGCCGTTGTCGCTGTCGGTCACCGCCTCGGCGCCGCCGGACGCGCGCCGCAAGATGATCGACCGCGCCGTCATCGTGGCCGCGGCGGTCATCTATTTCATGGCGCTGGTGGGGCGCTACGTGCTCACCTATCTGAACATCACGCTGCCGGCCTTCTCCATCGCGGGCGGCATCTTGCTGCTGCTGATCTCGATCGACATGTTGTTCGCGCGCCCGTCAGGCGCGCGCGCCAAGCCCGAAGAGGAGCGCGAGGCGATCGAGCGCGAGAATGCGGCCGTGTTCCCGCTGGCCATCCCGATGATCGCGGGCCCGGGTACGATCGCGACCGTCTTGCTGCTGGTGAGCTTGAGCCGCGGCGACCCGGCGCGCACGACGATCGTCTACGCAGCCTATGCTCTCGCGCTCTTGCTGACCTGGCTGTGCATGCGCGGGGCGACGCTGGTGCTCAAGTGGATCGGCCGGACCGGCGTCGGCGTGCTCACGCGGCTGCTCGGCATCATCCTCTCGGCGCTGGCGATCCAGTTCATCATCAACGGGCTCTCGCAGACGCCGCTCTTCCGCCACTAGCTAGACCTCGATCTCCTCGAGGCCGCCCGACTCGGCCTCCAGTACCTCTTGGGTCGGCGGGAAGTGGATCTGCGCGATCAGCGTAGGGACGATCGCCGTGGCGATGACGACCGTGACCAGGGCGCTGTATTGCAGCTGATCGATGTAGTGGTGGCTCAGGCCGTAGAGCGCTGAGATCGTGCCGAAGGTCAGCCCGGTCGCCATCATGAGCGTCAAATACGTGGCGTCGGTGGCGGAGTAACGGAAGCCGCGCGCCACGGGCCAGACGCCGAGGATCTTCGCCACGACTTTCACGGCGAATAGGGCTAGCACCGTCTTGAACGCTGCAAGTACCTGGACGAGCGACACAAGTGTACCGGCTTTGATGAAGTAGAACGGCGTCAACAGACTCATTGTCGTAGTACGCAAGCGGCGGGCGAACTCGATGTGCGACAGCAAGAAGCCGGCCGAGGCGAAGCCCAACACGTAGGCGGGCAACACGCCTTCGCTCTTGGCAAGCGTCGCCAGACCGGCAAGCGTCAGGATGATGGCGAACAGCAGCCGCGTACCGGGTTCGCTGACGCGGTCGCCCATTTTCACGAAAGCCGCTGGGAGGTACTTGGGTACGAGCAGCACGGCCACGACGGACACACCGATGAACAGCGCCAGCCAGGCGTCATAGTTGGCGAACAGCAGCGCCAGGGCGAGCACCGTCCCTAAGTCGGTGATGAAACACGCGGCCAGGATGAGCTGGCCGAATTCCTTACCGGCCAGGCCTGATTCGAGCATCACGGCGTAGACCACGGCCACCGAGGTCGTGGACATGGCGACGCCGGCGACTTTGGCCGCGTCCGCAGACCAGTGGCCGACGAACAGCGCATAAGCTAACGCGCCTAGAAACGGCAGAGCGAACGACACGGTGCCGATGAGGACGGCGGGCCGCCACTGGCGGCGAAGCACGTCGGGATTGATCTCGGCGCCGGCGAGATAGGTGAGCATGATGCTGCCGAAGCCCGCAACGAAGTCGATCCAGCTGTTGGTTGTCAGCGCGATGAGATTGCCGGCGAGAATCCCGAGCACAATCTCGACGAGCGCGGCAGAGATCTTCAGGCGTATGGAGATGAACGCGCCGGCGAAAGCGAGCGTCATCCACGCGGCGGCGACGAGCCAGGTATTGCTGAGGATGGACGAATTGAAAAGCAGATGCACGACGGCCTCCTGAGCTTGTGCTCACGCGATTGCTCAGGAGTCATCGGCCTTGAAGGCGGTTCGGGCTTATAAGAGCTCGCGGGCGGACTCCACCGCCGCAGCACTAGACTACTCTGGAAGAGACCGCCCGACCTTCGCGGCGGCGCGAAGCCGGCGCTTCGCTAGAGCCAGGCGCGCAGCGCCGTCAGGCGCGCTTGCGTCCAAATCGTCAAGCGCACGCTCGAGGCTATTCCAGGAAACGCGACGCGCATGAGCCTGAACGGCGCGCTCCGCGACCTCCAACGACTGAGAGTCCGCCCAGTGCAGAAACGCAGCGATCCGGTCGGCAATCGCATCTTCGAAATGCAGCACGCGCACCGTGCCGAAGCGGGTGGGCAAAGTCGTGAAATCCTTGATCGCTCGCTGATCCACGAATGGTGTGTCCGCGACGAGGTCGAGCGAGTACGCGACCTCGGGATGGACGAAATCTCGACCGGATGCGCGGAACCCTATTTTGGCGACTGCGTCGCCGAACTCGCGTCGGCTCGCTCCGTTGATCGCTGCGAAGTCAATATCGTGGGACGTGTAGACGTCCGGCACGTATGCCGTGACGGCACTCCCGCCCACAACGGCCGCTTTGATGCCGGCCGCCTCGAGCTCTTTGCTGGCCAGCGCAGCGATCTCGATGAGGGACGCGTCTTTGAGATTCATCGAGGGGTCTTGCCCATAGCGCGCGGTCGGCGGCTTGTCCGCCCCCAGAGCTCCCGATAGAGAGGCCGCTCGCTGAGCTTCAGGAGCAGCATCGCCATCTCCGAGCTCTCCGGGTAGCGTCGATTGAGATCCACGAGGCGCACCCTTCCAACGCGGCGTGTGGTGACCAGACCGGCTCGCTCGAGCGATCGGAGCGCGCGCTGGATCTCGATGGGGCGTTTCTTCAATACGCCCGCGAGTTCAGACGCGTACGTGGTCCCAAGTCGAGCGACCGCGATCAGTACGTCACTCCGCAAGCGGGAACCGAAAATGCCATCCATGGACTAACTATAACATAAATGTAGCTCTGTAGCTACACTTCTGTAGCAGTTTGATTAAGCGGTCCAGAAGCGCTTCGGGTCGATCTCGCGGATGATGCGCAGCTCTTCTTCCGTCGGCTCGGGCGTCGTCTTGAGCACCGGCGTGACCATGAGCGGCCAGCCGGTATTCGCTTTGACGTCCTCGGCTTTGACGCCGGGATGCACCGTATCGAGGTACGCTTCGCCGGATTCGAACCCGAAACGCAGCACGCCCATCGTGGTGATGATCGCCGATGGTCCGCCGCGCGGCAACCCTTCGTCGGCGCGCCAGTGCGCGCCGTCCCCGTTGCCCGGTGACGTGACGTAGCTGACGCGCTCTACGAGCCGGCGGTCATTGTGCTCGATGATCACGACGAAACGTCGCGCCAGCGAAGCGATGTCGGCGGCACCGCCGCTGCCAGGCAGCTTTACCTCGGGAGCGTATGGATCGCCGATGTACGACGTGTTGATATTGCCGTACCTATCGACTTCCGCGCCGCCCAGAAAGCCCAGATCCACTTCGCCTTTCTGCATGAGCCCCATGACGGTCGTCATGCGACAGCACATCTGCGCGCCCTCGATGTTCGGCGGATCGCCCATCGTATAGAGCAGTTCGGCCGACGGCGTGTCGCGCACGATGCCATTCTCGAAGAAGCCGACCGCGTCCGGAGCATGCAGGCGTTTGGCCAGCGCAAACGCGATGAGCGGCAGGCGCATGCCGACGAAGACCACCTCGCCATCCTTGATCTCACGCGACGCGGCGACGACCATGAGCTCGGCCGGCGTATACGCAGGTTTCATGTCGCGCTGAAGTTGGCCGGCGCGGCCAAATTCTCGTGTTTGACGGCAAGCGCGCGCCAGCGCTCGGCTCCAAGCAGCTTCAAGTAAACGGCACGCGATCCGATGCCGGCGATCCAGCGCTGGCGCCATTGCTCGAACCCTTCGGCGGTCTTGGTCTGCGCGTGGTATTCGTGATAGAAATCGGTATCGCGGCCGTAATAGCCTTGGACGGGTGACGGATGCGCGCCGCCCGGCTCGTGCACGACCGCGGTCACGCGGTGCGGTGGGACGAGTACGCGGTTGGGGTCGCTCTTGATAACGCCGACCGGCACGATCTCTTCGGCGACGACGATGACCTTGGCAGCCGCAAGCCCCGCCTCTTCGCTCACGCCGAGATTGCCCCAGCAGTGATTGCCGCCGGTCTCGTCGGCCCGCTGGACCTGCAGCACAGCCACGTCTGGCACGATCGCGGGCACGAGCAGCACGGGCTCGCCATCGAGCGGCGACTGTGCGGGGCGCAACGTCGCGTTGGTTTTGAGGATGTCCGAACCCAGCAGCGTGCGCGCGGGGATGAACGGCACGCCGAGCGCCCCGGCGAGCAAACTGAGCGCGATCGTGAAGTTGGAGTGATCTTCGATCGTGATCTTGTGCGGCACGCCGTCTTCGGCCGCGCGCCGGTAATTGTAGCCCAGGCCGGCGCTGACGTTGCCCGCCCACGCCGCGACGACGGTGCGCACGCAGCCGGCACCGATGAGCTGGTCGAAGAGGATGTCGGAGATCGGGCCGATGACGGTGAGGTCGCGCCTCTTCTGGCGGATGATCTCGTGGCCCGCCGAGAACGGGATAAGCGCCTCAAGCGCCAACCCGAGGGCGACCGAGGAGCCGTCGGGCACGTGCTGCGCGATGGCCTCGCGCATGGTCGTGAGCTTCGATTTCACGCCTTACCGCCACTAACGGAGTAGCGCGTCTTTTCGAAACGCGCTACTTCGTCAAGACCTGCGCGTTCGCGAACGCGCCACTGCGATTACGAGTTGGTGAATTTGGCCATGCGTTTCTCGACGTACGCGTTGAGGCCTTCCTTGGCGTCGCTGCTTTGGAACAGCAGCTGTTGCAGCTCGCGTTCGATCGAGAGCGCCTCGGAGAACGGCACTTCGCCGCCCGACACCACCGAGCGCTTGATGTTGCCGACCGCCTTGGCCGCTTTGTTCGGCGTCGTGAACTGCTTGGCGTAGGTGATGACGTCTTTGAAGAACGCCGCGCCGTCGCCCTCGTAGATCTCGGTGACGAGACCCAGCTCCTGCGCTTCTTCGAACGAGAAGGTGCGGCCGGTGACCATCAGCTCGAGCGCTTTTGTGCGGCCGACCACGCGCGTGAGCCGCTGCGTGCCGCCCGTGCCCGGCAGCACGCCCAGCGCCACTTCGGGCAACCCGATCTTGCCGGCGTTCTTGCGCGCGAGGCGCATGTCGCAGGCCAGCGCGATCTCAAGACCGCCGCCGACGGTGTGGCCGTTGAGCGCCGCGATGACGAGCTTGGGGGTCTGCTCGAGCCGCGTCAGCGTCTCGTTGGCGTGCAGGCAGAAATAGTACTTGAACGTCGGGTCGACTTTCTGCAGCATGCCGATGTTCGCGCCGGCGCAGAAGAACTTCTCACCGGCGCCGGTCAGCACGATGACCTGCACCGCATTGTCGAAACGCGCCTGCAAGATGGCGTCGTCGAGCTGGCGCATCATCTCGTGCGTGTATGTGTTCGCGGGCGGGTCGTCGAAGGTGATGACGGCGATATGGTCACCCTCTTTACGGTAGGTGACCAGCGTCTTGCCGTTGGCCTTGGTCTCGCTCTCGATCTTGGTGGCCACGATGTTCTCCTTACGCCGCTTTGGGCGCGACCCAATCTGATTGCTTGAAGATCTCTGCCAGCACTTTTTCGTCGTCCTCGTTCGGCAGCACTTCTTTGAGATGCTCTTCGTATTGGTCCCGGTCGAGCAACCGCCCGTCGACCGCGTATGTCTTGCCGGCGAACTCGCCGATCTGCCGATTGAAGCGGATGTCCGCTACGTACAGCTTCTCGTCGCCGGGGATGGCGGCGTTGACCTGATCGACGAGCTTGGCGCACTCCTCGTAGTACTGGCGGCGCGCGTAATCGTTGAGCAGGTCTTTGTCGGCTTCAACGTCCTCTTTGTCTTCCTCAGGCCGGCCCTTGATGCCCCAGATGTACGCCCACACGGCGCTCGAGGAGTGATCGTTGCCGAACAGATCCAGCGAGCCGGACAGCCACTTGTTGTGGTACTTCTGCTGGATGCTGACCGGCACGACGCCCGCTTTGGCCACACGCTTGAGGCCCGTAAGACCGGTGCCCAGATGGAACGACTCCTCGCGCAGCATCGGCCCCATGCTCATCGACAAGGGGCGGAAGCCTGAGTGCGAGAGCATCTGCAGCTGGAACTTGCCGTCGCGATCCATGTAGTTCTGATACGCGAACAGGTCGAGCC
This genomic interval carries:
- a CDS encoding FAD-binding oxidoreductase; its protein translation is MLASTPFTIALRDVLGERFRVHPDDCARSAVGGVVPKLVLSPRTLDEAARAVKIIAGEHASVVIRGAGTKSNRPPRRAEIDAVIDTSELRGVLEHKPGDLTATVAAGTPLQDLQFALRRYGQFFPSDAPFAASASLGGTLAANANGALRQRYGALRDNVLGVRLALSDGLVAFSGAKVVKSVAGYDTHKAFIGSRGTLGLIGEVTIKVAPLPATQRLLVASFADCASACAAATAIAGSPLFVMAMTLHDAGAAARVPALRASGAPPWTLAVRCGGSRVATVAQFDGAAALCKETGSDALRDIPAELVEPLWADIAELSAGAAYDPQSYVMAKFVAPPAQTHALVGAVRTAWPEAQISAHPYAGVLLAHIPAASASPQPGALWHACADNQWTVEFLSAPYARAQEFIAPLPAGLPMKVQRRLKAALDPAGTFDAGGFIGGI
- a CDS encoding (Fe-S)-binding protein → MASEPLIRPIGYAGPERPADDDLSKCTRCGLCEQACPTYRELREEPDSPRGRVFLMKQVADGVADIDEDLAEHLYLCLGCRACETACPSGVPYGRLLEYARFQIEQRGELTPERRGWRRFRRLAFEQLLPNEGLFKLAMAPAQLLQRIPWLATFAAAIAPGRTRKLLDMIPRNGAATHGALPEIIPAEGERRARIGLFTGCVMGSLFGHVHESLARVLRHNGCDVVVARGQWCCGALNVHAGEREHAKAMAKRNIDVFERAQVDVIVLDSAGCGAIMKEYGELLRDDPQYAERGAAFALKVKDASELLFDLGVRTDFGTLRKRITYQDACHLAHGQGVRSQPRSLLAQIPGVDYVELANADRCCGAAGVYSLTQPEMSAKILEEKLDAIEDANADYLVTGNPGCHMQIQAGMLERGMRTKVKHLAEVLDEAYALKTP
- a CDS encoding carboxypeptidase-like regulatory domain-containing protein, encoding MFRSIGLIVIVLALATGCNVIKATPTTTTKPGTLQGVVTGPSGPVAGAQISVTPTDNSYHTGGTDQTGFYQITGIPAGSIVYTVSAPGYQTVNGSAMIAPDTTTIQNVSLSLS
- a CDS encoding diguanylate cyclase; translation: MRYQRNLDDRNSLPVIERGFIAQAMRAGRALQFGRPANAPQTLASRGNMLTNIGSVIIAPIRNDGRNLGYIATRNPRDGVFGEKELEFVAAAADVGALVVRNKNAAEEARARSQELRLMLETARALASERDLRRLFHRLHRLLGGVLDASTFWVALGSWEQGLMTIPYCVDHYRVLDVVDPMPLQGSLCGQVFREGVPLLMRTPEDWKPYPVIMHGDASSEDVVSALVVPMSIGARTIGVISVQSSRPHAYTERDRDLVVAVAEQAAIAVENSQAVVQADQRARELKMLSEVSRALAAQLSLNTLYQTVCEEVRRVIEAPGFFVALRTEDGNALHMEYFIEGNNVMEVGDTPMKSSIAERVMASNRTLVFQTLEEIDNQPHGVIGTDNVSNVRSLAMAPLRLGNKCIGVMSAQAYRENAYDDSSVRLLTAIAEQLAVAVQNAQLYDQAESRADRDPLTGVFHHRYLKTRLEEELRRSRTNGQAVAVVMMDLDNFKNVNDTYGHLVGDDALKMVTGVLMGAVRSTDVVGRYGGDEFMVVLPETTREQTESIINRVTAELEERDLRLADGSAIPVKCSIGYALFPLDADSPADLIAKADAALYQSKRMGRPATRLQRVGTTQLRLEGDFGPVSELLAALLARDRSTRSHLEHVNRVAREFGNVLALEKADMDSLLRASVLHDVGKIALPAPLLAKPGRLAPEEYELVKRHVTIGAMLIENIPGFADAAKAVKYHHERFDGKGYPEGLKGEHIPLLARIVSLIDAYSAMVIDRPYHKRIEYEQAVRELRARAGTQFDPKLVEKFVSLVESGGGR
- a CDS encoding MarC family protein, with product MEIHFAITAFATALTIIDPVGMVPLSLSVTASAPPDARRKMIDRAVIVAAAVIYFMALVGRYVLTYLNITLPAFSIAGGILLLLISIDMLFARPSGARAKPEEEREAIERENAAVFPLAIPMIAGPGTIATVLLLVSLSRGDPARTTIVYAAYALALLLTWLCMRGATLVLKWIGRTGVGVLTRLLGIILSALAIQFIINGLSQTPLFRH
- a CDS encoding cation:proton antiporter — its product is MHLLFNSSILSNTWLVAAAWMTLAFAGAFISIRLKISAALVEIVLGILAGNLIALTTNSWIDFVAGFGSIMLTYLAGAEINPDVLRRQWRPAVLIGTVSFALPFLGALAYALFVGHWSADAAKVAGVAMSTTSVAVVYAVMLESGLAGKEFGQLILAACFITDLGTVLALALLFANYDAWLALFIGVSVVAVLLVPKYLPAAFVKMGDRVSEPGTRLLFAIILTLAGLATLAKSEGVLPAYVLGFASAGFLLSHIEFARRLRTTTMSLLTPFYFIKAGTLVSLVQVLAAFKTVLALFAVKVVAKILGVWPVARGFRYSATDATYLTLMMATGLTFGTISALYGLSHHYIDQLQYSALVTVVIATAIVPTLIAQIHFPPTQEVLEAESGGLEEIEV
- a CDS encoding CoA-transferase, giving the protein MKPAYTPAELMVVAASREIKDGEVVFVGMRLPLIAFALAKRLHAPDAVGFFENGIVRDTPSAELLYTMGDPPNIEGAQMCCRMTTVMGLMQKGEVDLGFLGGAEVDRYGNINTSYIGDPYAPEVKLPGSGGAADIASLARRFVVIIEHNDRRLVERVSYVTSPGNGDGAHWRADEGLPRGGPSAIITTMGVLRFGFESGEAYLDTVHPGVKAEDVKANTGWPLMVTPVLKTTPEPTEEELRIIREIDPKRFWTA
- a CDS encoding CoA-transferase, with translation MREAIAQHVPDGSSVALGLALEALIPFSAGHEIIRQKRRDLTVIGPISDILFDQLIGAGCVRTVVAAWAGNVSAGLGYNYRRAAEDGVPHKITIEDHSNFTIALSLLAGALGVPFIPARTLLGSDILKTNATLRPAQSPLDGEPVLLVPAIVPDVAVLQVQRADETGGNHCWGNLGVSEEAGLAAAKVIVVAEEIVPVGVIKSDPNRVLVPPHRVTAVVHEPGGAHPSPVQGYYGRDTDFYHEYHAQTKTAEGFEQWRQRWIAGIGSRAVYLKLLGAERWRALAVKHENLAAPANFSAT
- a CDS encoding enoyl-CoA hydratase/isomerase family protein yields the protein MATKIESETKANGKTLVTYRKEGDHIAVITFDDPPANTYTHEMMRQLDDAILQARFDNAVQVIVLTGAGEKFFCAGANIGMLQKVDPTFKYYFCLHANETLTRLEQTPKLVIAALNGHTVGGGLEIALACDMRLARKNAGKIGLPEVALGVLPGTGGTQRLTRVVGRTKALELMVTGRTFSFEEAQELGLVTEIYEGDGAAFFKDVITYAKQFTTPNKAAKAVGNIKRSVVSGGEVPFSEALSIERELQQLLFQSSDAKEGLNAYVEKRMAKFTNS